From one Gadus morhua chromosome 8, gadMor3.0, whole genome shotgun sequence genomic stretch:
- the LOC115549101 gene encoding somatostatin receptor type 3, whose amino-acid sequence MPAIVNLLFNTISTNTTIAFTLVLPLVSVLSLLVGVGGHMLLWLVLMRNPRRRSKPSSVLLLNLSLADLGALLTLPCVILSASSQDWQLGGTTCVLLGFMTSLTAGVDIFSLAALSVLRHRIVALPTRAPTTPTHVAVTITLIWLVSVAMALPKVTYIEFSGGCTWSVERAQWLGFLVPAFLVYYVAPLLCIAVNCSSIVLRLHRCTGGRPSADRRNKKATALLVASTLAFAISWLPYYALEFVNVTSPHVCSAASPKDPFGPSQCGPSNVTLSSPSWPPLPSSPWPQSSTSPIPEQEAETTVSLLWEVGSLTAILLVCLAPCWNPPLYFLLSRPAVRELQGLMPAWLRERLEGDGKASRRWRVAPASPPALQPAPRPPQSPPPQTRPPAPRTPLAHRLIQ is encoded by the exons ATGCCCGCCATCGTCAACCTGCTGTTCAACACcatctccaccaacaccaccatcgcCTTCACCCTGGTGCTGCCCCTGGTCAGCGTGCTGTCCCTGCTGGTGGGCGTCGGGGGGCACATGCTCCTGTGGCTGGTCCTGATGAGGAACCCGCGGCGGCGCTCCAAGCCCAGCTCGGTGCTGCTGCTGAACCTGAGCCTGGCCGACCTGGGCGCCCTGCTCACGCTGCCCTGCGTCATCCTCAGCGCCAGCTCCCAGGACTGGCAGCTAGGGGGCACCACCTGCGTGCTGCTGGGGTTCATGACCTCGCTGACGGCCGGCGTGGACATCTTCAGCCTGGCGGCGCTGTCGGTGCTGCGGCATCGCATCGTGGCGCTGCCCACGCGGGCGCCCACCACACCCACGCACGT GGCGGTGACCATCACGCTCATCTGGCTGGTGTCCGTCGCCATGGCGCTGCCGAAGGTCACCTACATCGAGTTCAGCGGCGGGTGCACGTGGTCGGTGGAGCGCGCCCAGTGGCTGGGCTTCCTGGTGCCGGCCTTCCTGGTGTACTACGTGGCGCCACTGCTCTGCATCGCCGTCAACTGTAGCTCCATCGTGCTACGACTGCACCGCTGCACGGGCGGCCGGCCCTCCGCCGACCGCCGCAACAAGAAGGCCACCGCGCTGCTGGTGGCGTCCACGCTGGCCTTCGCCATCAGCTGGCTGCCCTACTACGCCCTGGAGTTTGTCAACGTGACGTCGCCGCACGTCTGCTCGGCCGCCTCGCCCAAAGACCCCTTCGGCCCCTCGCAGTGCGGCCCCTCCAACGTCACATTGTCGTCGCCTTCGTGGCCGCCGCTGCCGTCGTCGCCGTGGCCGCAGTCGTCGACCTCGCCGATTCCGGAGCAGGAAGCGGAGACGACGGTGTCCCTGCTGTGGGAGGTGGGGTCCCTGACGGCCATTCTGTTGGTGTGCCTGGCGCCGTGCTGGAACCCGCCGCTCTACTTCCTGTTGTCTCGGCCGGCGGTGCGCGAGCTTCAAGGCCTGATGCCGGCGTGGCTACGCGAGCGCCTCGAGGGCGATGGGAAGGCGTCGAGGAGGTGGCGTGTGGCGCCCGCTAGCCCGCCAGCGCTACAACCGGCACCGCGGCCGCCGCAGTCACCGCCACCACAAACCCGCCCCCCGGCGCCGCGGACGCCATTGGCTCATAGGTTGATCCAATaa